A genomic window from Salvia hispanica cultivar TCC Black 2014 chromosome 5, UniMelb_Shisp_WGS_1.0, whole genome shotgun sequence includes:
- the LOC125190499 gene encoding heat shock 70 kDa protein 14-like translates to MSVVGFDFGNESCVVAVARQRGIDVVLNDESKRETPSLVCFGDKQRFLGTAGAASSLMNPKNTISQIKRLIGRQFSDPELQRDLKSLPFSVTEGPDGYPLIHARYLGENKAFTPTQVLGMLFSNLKSIAEKNLNGAAVVDCCIGIPAYFTDLQRRAVIDAAKIAGLNPLRLIHETTATALAYGIYKTDLPENEPMNVAFVDAGHASLQVCIAAFKKGQLKILAHSFDRSLGGRDFDEALFQHFAAKFKDEYKIDVYQNAKACLRLRAGCEKLKKVLSANPEAPLNIECLMDDKDVRGFIKREEFEQISTSVLERVKKPLEKALADAGLTIQNIHSVEVVGSGSRVPAMIKILTEFFGMEPRRTMNASECVAKGCALQCAILSPTFKVREFQVNESFPFPIALTWKAPAGDTQSGAGGDNLQSNIVFPKGNPIPSVKALTFYRSETFTLDVQYSDVSELQAPAKISHYTIGPFQSANGEKAKLKVKVRLNLHGVVSVESATLLEEEEVEVPVVKESDKEPAKMETDELPADPAPPSSADVNMQDSTTEVPAAENGVPESGDKPVQMETDVKVEAPKKKVNKKTVPVSEVVFGALSAPDVQKAVEKEFEMALQDRVMEETKDKKNAVESYVYDMRNKLHDKYHDFVTESEREQLIARLQGVEDWLYEDGEDETKGVYVAKLEELKKQGDPIEERYKEHTERGSVIEQIAYCINSYREAAVSTDPKFDHIDVVEKQKVLNECVGAEAWLREKKQQQDSLPKHANPVLLSADVKKKAEALDRFCRPIMTKPKPKPAKPATPEPTSPAPSQGSESQPQGAGSSPGQNTEAGAGQEVPPDAAEPMETDKPEGS, encoded by the exons ATGAGTGtggttggttttgattttggaaatGAGAGCTGTGTTGTTGCTGTTGCAAGGCAAAGAGGTATTGATGTAGTGCTTAATGATGAATCGAAGCGGGAAACTCCTTCTCTTGTATGCTTTGGAGACAAACAGCGTTTCCTAGGGACAGCAGGAGCCGCATCAAGTTTGATGAAtccaaaaaatacaatatcTCAAATAAAGAGGCTGATTGGACGCCAGTTTTCTGATCCGGAGCTGCAGCGTGATCTAAAGTCATTGCCTTTCTCGGTGACTGAAGGGCCTGATGGTTATCCCTTAATACATGCTCGGTATTTGGGAGAAAATAAGGCGTTTACGCCTACTCAGGTATTGGGAATGCTGTTTTCCAATTTGAAGAGCATTGCAGAAAAGAACTTGAATGGAGCAGCGGTTGTAGATTGTTGCATTGGAATACCTGCTTATTTCACTGATCTACAGAGGAGGGCTGTGATTGATGCGGCCAAAATTGCTGGTTTAAACCCTCTTCGTCTTATTCACGAGACTACTGCTACTGCTCTGGCTTATGGTATATATAAGACTGATCTACCAGAAAATGAACCAATGAACGTTGCTTTTGTTGATGCGGGGCATGCAAGTTTGCAAGTTTGTATTGCTGCATTCAAGAAAGGTCAGCTAAAAATTTTGGCTCACTCTTTTGATCGTTCACTGGGTGGAAgagattttgatgaagctcTTTTCCAGCATTTTGCTGCGAAATTCAAGGATGAATATAAGATTGATGTGTATCAGAATGCAAAGGCTTGTCTAAGGCTCCGTGCTGGTTGTGAAAAGTTGAAGAAGGTTCTCAGTGCTAACCCTGAAGCACCTCTGAACATTGAATGCTTGATGGATGATAAAGATGTAAGAGGATTTATTAAGAGAGAGGAGTTTGAACAAATTAGCACCTCAGTTTTGGAGCGTGTGAAGAAGCCGCTGGAGAAGGCTCTAGCAGATGCTGGACTGACTATTCAGAATATACACTCAGTTGAAGTTGTGGGATCAGGCTCTCGAGTCCCTGCTATGATTAAGATTTTGACTGAATTCTTTGGGATGGAGCCCAGGCGTACAATGAATGCAAGTGAATGTGTTGCGAAAGGCTGTGCATTACAATGTGCTATTCTTAGTCCTACATTCAAAGTTCGGGAATTCCAG GTCAACGAGAGCTTCCCTTTCCCCATTGCTCTGACATGGAAAGCTCCTGCTGGAGATACACAAAGCGGAGCAGGTGGTGATAATCTGCAGAGCAACATTGTATTCCCAAAGGGCAACCCAATTCCTAGCGTGAAAGCTTTGACTTTCTATAGGTCTGAGACCTTCACATTAGATGTACAATATTCTGATGTCAGTGAGTTGCAAGCTCCAGCAAAGATCAGCCATTATACA ATTGGGCCTTTTCAGTCCGCAAATGGTGAGAAGGCAAAATTGAAAGTCAAAGTGCGTCTTAATCTTCATGGTGTTGTGTCTGTCGAATCGGCAACG CTActtgaagaagaggaagtaGAGGTTCCAGTTGTTAAAGAGTCTGACAAAGAGCCAGCTAAGATGGAGACTGATGAGCTTCCTGCTGACCCTGCTCCACCAAGTTCTGCTGATGTAAATATGCAGGACTCAACAACTGAAGTTCCTGCAGCTGAAAATGGTGTGCCAGAGTCAGGAGATAAGCCTGTTCAGATGGAAACAGATGTCAAG GTGGAGGCTCCGAAAAAGAAGGTTAACAAGAAAACTGTGCCAGTGTCAGAAGTTGTATTTGGAGCTCTTTCTGCTCCAGATGTGCAAAAAGCCGTGGAGAAGGAATTCGAGATGGCTTTGCAGGATCGTGTCATGGAGGAAACTAAAGACAAGAAGAATGCTGTCGAGTCTTATGTTTATGATATGAGGAATAAA CTTCATGATAAGTATCATGATTTTGTAACGGAGTCAGAGCGAGAGCAATTGATTGCTAGACTCCAGGGGGTAGAAGATTGGTTATATGAGGACGGTGAAGATGAAACCAAAGGTGTATATGTTGCCAAGCTGGAGGAGCTCAAGAAG CAAGGTGATCCCATAGAGGAGCGCTACAAGGAGCACACGGAGAGGGGATCTGTGATTGAGCAAATTGCTTATTGCATCAATAGTTACAGGGAGGCTGCAGTGTCCACTGATCCCAAGTTTGACCATATTGATGTAGTGGAGAAGCAAAAG GTTTTGAATGAATGTGTGGGAGCTGAAGCTTggttgagagagaaaaaacagCAACAAGACTCACTTCCAAAACACGCCAACCCAGTTTTACTGTCTGCGGACGTGAAGAAAAAGGCTGAAGCCCTTGATAG GTTTTGCCGACCTATAATGACGAAGCCAAAGCCAAAGCCAGCAAAACCAGCCACTCCTGAGCCAACCTCTCCAGCTCCATCCCAAGGCAGCGAGTCTCAACCTCAAGGGGCTGGTTCCAGCCCTGGCCAAAACACGGAAGCAGGGGCTGGACAAGAAGTGCCACCAGACGCTGCAGAGCCCATGGAGACGGACAAACCAGAGGGTTCTTAA
- the LOC125190500 gene encoding trihelix transcription factor ASIL2-like yields MDDENDVPYRSNTYAANVQKLPVENASYSRDIGNSYGEDDDNTDDGEEDEEKAVNDVDDDDDDDDDDDDDGGNGVQRISNNDYEYGDEDDNNDDGNGDQQRHPKKRKLKNLISSYEFAPRLPAPPPPATPSAPKPSYGGRNPLTDWTEHETLVLLDAWGDRFLKHGRKSLRGEEWQEVAEKVSLGSKIERTDTQCRNRLDTLKKKYKKEKMKFGDSGSEWVYFKKIDALLSSSQVQQGGLSCGIDSGEYVFMNPKVYLNRSNGLDEMRDSPGNSSEGEEDESEGLPPKKTMGTGNIRSSAAPYKMLADSFEKFSEIYERIEDSKRQQMVELEKMRMDLHRDLEMQKREILERGHAEIAKIRQGEDEDNAENISG; encoded by the coding sequence ATGGATGATGAAAATGATGTTCCTTACCGTTCCAATACTTACGCCGCAAACGTACAAAAGCTCCCTGTCGAAAATGCCAGCTATTCTCGAGATATTGGCAATTCGTACGGAGAAGATGATGACAACACTGATGATGGTGAGGAAGATGAGGAGAAGGCAGTGAACGATGTGGATGAcgatgacgatgatgatgatgacgatgatgatgatggaggTAATGGTGTTCAAAGGATAAGTAACAATGATTATGAGTATGGAGATGAAGATGACAACAACGACGATGGAAATGGTGATCAGCAGCGCCACCCGAAGAAGAGGAAGCTGAAGAATCTGATCTCAAGCTATGAGTTTGCCCCTCGACTGCcggctcctcctcctcctgcCACTCCATCGGCTCCGAAGCCGTCGTACGGGGGGCGCAATCCGCTCACTGATTGGACCGAGCACGAGACGTTGGTCTTACTGGACGCTTGGGGAGATAGATTTCTCAAGCATGGGAGGAAGAGCCTGCGTGGCGAGGAGTGGCAAGAAGTTGCGGAGAAGGTATCACTGGGATCGAAAATAGAAAGAACCGACACTCAGTGTCGAAATCGTCTGGATACGTTGAAGAAAAAGTACAAAaaagagaagatgaagtttggGGATTCCGGGAGTGAATGGGTGTATTTCAAGAAGATTGATGCACTACTATCGTCATCGCAAGTGCAGCAAGGCGGTCTTTCATGTGGGATCGACTCGGGGGAGTACGTATTCATGAACCCTAAAGTTTATCTGAATCGATCGAATGGATTGGATGAGATGAGGGACAGCCCGGGAAACTCAAGCGAGGGCGAGGAAGATGAGTCCGAGGGCCTCCCTCCCAAGAAGACGATGGGGACTGGTAATATTCGAAGCAGTGCAGCTCCCTACAAGATGTTGGCCGATTCTTTCGAGAAATTCAGTGAAATATACGAAAGGATCGAGGATAGTAAGAGGCAGCAGATGGTAGAGCTAGAGAAGATGAGGATGGATTTGCACAGAGATTTGGAGATGCAGAAAAGAGAGATTTTAGAGAGAGGCCATGCCGAGATAGCTAAGATCCGACAAGGAGAGGATGAAGACAACGCTGAGAATATCAGTGGTTGA